The nucleotide sequence ACAATAATGCTGTCATTGACCTGCTGAAAGCGATCGCTGGTAACGGCAGATGATCTTCCTGTCCTGACTCCAGAGATGCTTCTGACTTGTTTGAGACAAGACTATAGGAGACGACTAGCGTGAAACTCGCAGTTTATGGAAAAGGTGGAATTGGCAAATCTACGACGAGCTGCAACATCTCTGTTGCGCTGGCTCGACGGGGCAAAAAAGTCCTGCAAATCGGTTGCGATCCGAAACACGATAGTACGTTTACACTGACTGGTTTTTTGATTCCAACGATCATCGATACACTTCAGTCAAAAGATTATCACTACGAAGATGTGTGGCCCGAAGATGTCATCTACAAAGGCTACGGCGGTGTGGATTGTGTCGAGGCAGGGGGTCCGCCAGCCGGGGCTGGCTGCGGTGGTTATGTAGTTGGTGAAACCGTCAAGTTGTTGAAAGAACTGAATGCCTTTGATGAATACGATGTGATCCTGTTTGATGTGCTGGGGGACGTGGTCTGTGGTGGTTTTGCAGCCCCCCTCAACTATGCCGACTACTGCATGATTGTGACGGATAATGGCTTTGATGCCCTGTTTGCCGCCAATCGAATTGCGGCTTCCGTGCGCGAGAAAGCTCGCACCCACCCGCTCCGCCTTGCTGGTTTAATCGGTAACCGGACAGCCAAGCGTGAC is from Leptothermofonsia sichuanensis E412 and encodes:
- the bchL gene encoding ferredoxin:protochlorophyllide reductase (ATP-dependent) iron-sulfur ATP-binding protein — protein: MKLAVYGKGGIGKSTTSCNISVALARRGKKVLQIGCDPKHDSTFTLTGFLIPTIIDTLQSKDYHYEDVWPEDVIYKGYGGVDCVEAGGPPAGAGCGGYVVGETVKLLKELNAFDEYDVILFDVLGDVVCGGFAAPLNYADYCMIVTDNGFDALFAANRIAASVREKARTHPLRLAGLIGNRTAKRDLIDKYVDSVPMPVLEVLPLIEDIRVSRVKGKTLFEMAESDPSLNYVCDYYLNIADQILARPEGVVPTDAPDRELFSLLSDFYLNPQTPKVQTEAEELDLMMV